A single window of Coturnix japonica isolate 7356 chromosome 17, Coturnix japonica 2.1, whole genome shotgun sequence DNA harbors:
- the POMT1 gene encoding protein O-mannosyl-transferase 1 — MLGFLKNPVVVTAEINLNLVVLTVMGLISRLWGLSYPRAVVFDEVYYGQFVSLYMKRIFFVDDSGPPLGHMLLALGGYLGGFDGNFLWNRIGAEYSINVPVWSLRFLPALAGALCIPLAYQILVELQFSHCAALGAALLILLENALITQSRFMLLESILIAFILLAVLSYLKFYNLQKHSSFSGRWWFWLLLTGVACSCAVGVKYMGLFTYMLLLAIAGLHFWHMLGDRNLSNVSLACHFLARGLTLLVIPVAMYLSFFYVHLTLLYRSGPHDQIMTSAFQASLEGGLARITQGQPLEVAYGSQITLRNVLGKPMQCWLHSHTNTYPIRYENGRGSSHQQQVTCYPFKDVNNWWIVKDPGMQQLVVSNPPRPVRHGHIVQLVHGITTRYLNTHDVAAPLSPHSQEVSCYIDYNISMPAQNLWRVEIVNRESDTDVWKTILSEVRFVHVNTSAVLKLSGASLPEWGYRQLEVVGEKLSKGYHQSMVWNVEEHRYGKSQEQKEREVELHSPTRMDISKNLSFMAKFTELQWKILTLKNEDTEHKYSSSALDWITMDTNIAYWLHPTSGAQIHLLGNVCTWASANIAAVVYVCLSLWYLIRRRRKIYDIPEDAWQLWVSAGQICVGGWVVNYLPFFLMEKTLFLYHYLPALTFQILLIPIVLQHLSDHLCRSLLSKSMFNALIVAWFSSVCFAYRTFSPVTYGEPLSVAELKELRWKDSWNILIRKQ; from the exons ATGTTGGGATTTCTGAAGAACCCAGTTGTGGTTACTGCGGAGATAAATCTCAACCTTGTGGTGCTGACTGTCATGGGATTAATAAGCCGTCTATGGGGGCTTTCCTATCCGCGTGCTGTTGT ttttgatGAAGTTTATTATGGCCAATTCGTTTCCCTCTACATGAAGAGAATCTTCTTTGTGGATGACAGCGGCCCACCGCTGGGCCATATGCTGCTGGCTTTGGGAG GTTACTTAGGAGGATTTGATGGAAACTTCTTATGGAACAGGATTGGAGCTG AATATAGCATCAACGTTCCTGTGTGGTCCTTGCGGTTCCTGCCAGCACTGGCTGGTGCTCTGTGCATCCCCTTAGCGTACCAGATTTTGGTAGAGCTGCAGTTCTCCCACTGTGCTGCGCTTGGAGCTGCTCTTCTAATTCTTTTAG AGAACGCTCTGATCACTCAGTCAAGGTTCATGCTTCTGGAATCCATATTGATCGCTTTTATCCTGCTTGCAGTTTTGTCCTACCTGAAGTTCTACAACCTGCAGAAGCACAG TTCCTTCTCCGGAAGGTGGTGGTTTTGGCTTCTGTTGACTGGAGTAGCTTGTTCTTGTGCTGTTGG AGTGAAATACATGGGCCTATTTACCTATATGCTGCTCCTGGCCATTGCAGGACTCCACTTCTGGCACATGTTAGGAGACAGGAACCTCTCAAAT GTTTCCTTGGCGTGCCATTTTCTTGCTAGGGGTCTGACCCTCCTTGTCATCCCAGTGGCCATGTACCTGTCCTTCTTCTATGTTCACTTGACTTTGCTGTATCGCTCTGGGCCTCATGATCAGATTATGACAAGTGCTTTCCAAGCCAGCTTAGAG GGTGGGCTGGCTCGAATCACTCAGGGCCAGCCCTTAGAGGTGGCCTATGGCTCTCAGATTACTCTGCGGAACGTGCTGGGCAAGCCCATGCAGTGTTGGCTCCATTCTCACACGAATACTTATCCTATCAG GTATGAGAATGGCCGAGGTAGTTCCCATCAGCAACAGGTGACCTGTTATCCCTTTAAGGATGTGAACAACTGGTGGATTGTCAAAGATCCTGGAAT gcagcagctggtggtgaGTAACCCACCCCGTCCTGTCAGGCATGGGCACATTGTGCAGCTGGTCCACGGCATCACAACTCGGTACCTCAACAC GCATGATGTTGCTGCCCCTCTTAGCCCCCATTCCCAAGAAGTTTCCTGCTATATTGATTATAACATTTCCATGCCAGCGCAGAACCTCTGGAGAGTG GAAATTGTGAATCGTGAGTCTGACACGGATGTGTGGAAGACCATTCTGTCTGAAGTGAGGTTTGTTCACGTGAATACCTCTGCAGTGCTAAAG CTCAGTGGAGCATCTTTACCTGAGTGGGGATATCGGCAGCTGGAGGTGGTTGGAGAGAAGCTGTCCAAAGGCTACCACCAGAGCATGGTGTGGAATGTGGAAGAGCACAGATATGGGAAAA GCCAAGAGCAAAAAGAGAGGGAAGTTGAACTCCATTCTCCCACACGGATGGATATAAGTAAAAACCTCAGCTTCATGGCAAAGTTCACAGAATTGCAg TGGAAGATACTCAcattgaaaaatgaagacaCAGAACATAAGTacagctcctctgctcttgACTGGATCACCATGGACACAAATATCGCATACTGGCTGCACCCAACCTCTGGT GCCCAGATCCATCTCCTTGGGAATGTCTGTACCTGGGCTTCAGCTAACATCGCTGCTGTGGTCTATGTGTGTCTGTCCCTGTGGTACCTGATACGACGAAGAAGAAAGATTTATGATATTCCTGAAG ATGCATGGCAGCTGTGGGTATCAGCTGGGCAGATCTGTGTTGGAGGCTGGGTTGTCAATTACCTGCCCTTCTTCCTGATGGAGAAGACACTTTTCCTGTACCACTACTTGCCTGCCCTCACGTTCCAGATTCTCCTGATTCCCATCGTATTACAGCATCTCAGCGATCATCTCTGCAG ATCTCTGCTATCCAAGAGCATGTTCAATGCACTGATTGTAGCCTGGTTCTCCTCAGTGTGCTTTGCCTATCGCACGTTCAGCCCTGTGACCTACGGGGAGCCCCTGTCTGTTGCTGAGCTCAAGGAGCTGCGCTGGAAGGACAGCTGGAACATCCTCATCCGAAagcagtga